Proteins encoded together in one Lysinibacillus sp. FSL K6-0232 window:
- a CDS encoding glycerol-3-phosphate responsive antiterminator, giving the protein MHFDNQQVIPAARTVKQFDEIIASPFTYIVLLEVHISLLMSLKREATRHGKKLIIHADLIHGLKTDNFAADFLCNDIRPAGIISTRSNMLMKAKARGIMAIQRVFLIDTIALEKSYSMIETAQPDYIELLPGIIPSMIQEIYERTQIPVITGGLVRTVDNIEEALAGGAIAVTTSNKKLWENFKK; this is encoded by the coding sequence ATGCATTTTGATAATCAACAGGTAATTCCAGCTGCACGTACAGTTAAGCAGTTTGACGAAATAATAGCAAGCCCATTCACGTATATTGTTTTATTAGAGGTGCATATTAGCCTATTGATGTCTTTAAAGCGTGAGGCAACTCGGCATGGCAAAAAATTAATTATTCATGCTGATTTAATTCATGGTTTAAAAACAGATAATTTTGCAGCAGATTTTTTATGTAATGATATTCGTCCTGCTGGTATTATTTCAACGCGCTCCAATATGCTAATGAAAGCCAAGGCTCGTGGAATTATGGCGATTCAACGTGTGTTTTTGATTGATACGATTGCACTTGAAAAAAGCTATTCAATGATTGAAACAGCACAGCCAGATTATATTGAGCTATTACCAGGCATTATTCCGTCTATGATTCAAGAAATCTATGAGCGCACACAAATTCCTGTCATTACAGGTGGTTTAGTACGTACAGTGGACAATATTGAAGAAGCACTAGCTGGAGGTGCTATCGCTGTTACAACATCTAATAAAAAATTATGGGAAAATTTCAAAAAATAG
- the glpK gene encoding glycerol kinase GlpK produces the protein MSEKKYILALDQGTTSSRAILFDENGKIVHTAQQEFQQYFPQAGWVEHHAEEIWSSILSCIATVLSEKDVDSSKIAGIGITNQRETTVVWDKNTGKPIYNAIVWQSRQTNDICEQLKESGYNDLFRDKTGLLIDAYFSGTKVKWILDHVEGAREKAEAGELLFGTIDTWLIWKLSGGKAHVTDYSNASRTLMYNIYDLKWDEELLEILTVPASMLPEVRPSSEIYGYTEEALFFGSAVPIAGAAGDQQAALFGQACFEEGMVKNTYGTGCFMLMNTGEKAVKSNNGLLTTLAWGLDGKVTYALEGSIFVAGSAIQWLRDGLRMFRNASESEQYAARVESTDGVYVVPAFVGLGTPYWDSDVRGAVFGLTRGTSKEHFVRATLESLAYQTKDVLAAMEADANIPLAKLRVDGGAVANNFLMQFQADLLNVPVDRPVINETTALGAAYLAGLAVGYWHSTEEIGKYWNLDHQFTPNMSDEHRDNIYAGWKKAVAAAQAFK, from the coding sequence ATGTCAGAGAAAAAATATATTTTAGCGTTAGACCAAGGTACAACAAGCTCAAGAGCTATTTTATTTGATGAAAATGGCAAAATCGTACACACAGCACAGCAAGAATTCCAGCAGTATTTTCCGCAGGCAGGCTGGGTAGAGCACCATGCAGAGGAAATTTGGTCATCTATCCTATCTTGTATTGCAACCGTGTTATCAGAAAAAGATGTGGATTCAAGCAAAATTGCAGGTATTGGTATTACAAACCAACGTGAAACAACAGTAGTCTGGGATAAAAATACTGGTAAGCCTATTTATAATGCAATTGTCTGGCAATCACGTCAAACGAATGATATTTGTGAGCAATTAAAGGAAAGCGGTTACAATGATTTGTTTCGTGATAAAACAGGCTTATTAATCGATGCCTACTTCTCTGGTACAAAAGTGAAATGGATTTTAGATCATGTTGAGGGAGCGCGTGAAAAAGCTGAGGCAGGAGAGCTATTATTCGGGACAATTGATACATGGTTAATTTGGAAGCTATCAGGTGGTAAAGCACATGTAACAGACTATTCCAATGCTTCTCGTACATTAATGTACAATATTTACGATTTAAAGTGGGATGAGGAACTATTAGAAATTTTAACTGTTCCTGCCTCCATGCTACCAGAAGTACGTCCTTCCTCTGAAATTTATGGCTATACAGAGGAGGCATTGTTCTTTGGCTCTGCTGTTCCAATTGCAGGTGCTGCTGGTGACCAACAAGCTGCATTATTCGGTCAGGCTTGCTTTGAGGAAGGTATGGTGAAGAACACATATGGCACAGGCTGCTTTATGTTAATGAACACAGGTGAAAAGGCAGTGAAGTCAAACAATGGCTTATTGACAACATTAGCTTGGGGCTTAGATGGTAAAGTAACTTATGCTTTAGAGGGTAGTATTTTTGTGGCAGGCTCAGCGATTCAATGGCTGCGTGATGGCTTGCGTATGTTCCGTAATGCCAGTGAATCGGAGCAATATGCAGCACGTGTAGAGTCAACAGATGGTGTGTATGTTGTCCCAGCATTTGTTGGTTTAGGAACACCGTATTGGGATTCTGATGTGCGAGGAGCTGTCTTTGGCTTAACACGCGGGACATCAAAGGAGCATTTTGTACGTGCGACACTAGAATCATTAGCCTATCAAACAAAGGATGTATTAGCAGCGATGGAGGCAGATGCTAATATTCCATTAGCAAAATTGCGTGTAGATGGTGGAGCTGTAGCAAATAATTTTTTAATGCAATTCCAAGCAGATTTATTAAATGTTCCTGTTGATCGTCCAGTTATCAATGAAACAACAGCTTTAGGTGCAGCCTATTTAGCAGGCTTAGCAGTAGGCTATTGGCATTCGACAGAGGAAATCGGTAAGTATTGGAATTTAGATCATCAATTTACACCAAATATGAGTGATGAGCATCGTGACAATATTTATGCAGGCTGGAAAAAGGCTGTTGCCGCAGCGCAAGCATTTAAGTAA
- a CDS encoding MIP/aquaporin family protein, whose product MSTFTAELVGTMILILFGGGVVAGAVLNKSKGFGGGWIVITFAWGLAVAMAAYAVGGVSGAHLNPALTIALATIGNFPWADVPAYIAAQMIGAFLGATLVYFMYLPHWQATADADTKLAPFSTMPAIKHPLSNLLSEMIGTFILVLGILALGTNTITDGLNPFLVGMLIVVIGMALGGPTGYAINPARDLGPRIAHFLLPISGKGDSGWRYAWVPVVGPIIGGTFGALFFQQIFEGKNSIAFWIVAVIVVTIFIGAQITVKNVQVEN is encoded by the coding sequence ATGTCTACGTTTACAGCTGAGCTGGTCGGCACAATGATTCTTATTTTATTTGGCGGTGGTGTTGTAGCAGGAGCAGTGCTCAATAAATCGAAGGGCTTTGGTGGTGGATGGATTGTGATTACCTTTGCATGGGGTCTTGCTGTTGCAATGGCAGCCTATGCAGTAGGAGGAGTCAGTGGTGCTCACCTAAACCCTGCACTAACAATTGCCCTTGCTACGATTGGTAATTTTCCATGGGCAGATGTACCAGCATATATTGCAGCACAAATGATTGGTGCATTTTTAGGGGCAACACTTGTTTACTTTATGTATTTACCACATTGGCAGGCAACAGCAGATGCAGATACAAAATTAGCACCATTTTCTACAATGCCGGCTATTAAGCATCCGTTATCAAATCTATTATCAGAAATGATAGGAACATTTATTTTAGTATTAGGTATTTTAGCGTTAGGTACAAACACGATTACAGATGGTTTAAATCCGTTTTTAGTTGGTATGTTAATTGTTGTGATTGGAATGGCTTTAGGTGGTCCGACAGGCTATGCAATTAACCCAGCTCGTGATTTAGGTCCACGTATTGCCCATTTCCTGTTACCGATTTCGGGTAAAGGTGACTCAGGCTGGAGATACGCATGGGTTCCAGTGGTCGGTCCGATTATTGGTGGTACATTTGGTGCTTTATTTTTCCAACAAATATTTGAGGGAAAAAATAGTATAGCATTTTGGATTGTTGCAGTGATTGTTGTTACTATTTTTATAGGGGCACAAATAACTGTAAAGAATGTTCAAGTTGAAAATTAA